In Phoenix dactylifera cultivar Barhee BC4 chromosome 11, palm_55x_up_171113_PBpolish2nd_filt_p, whole genome shotgun sequence, the following are encoded in one genomic region:
- the LOC103721345 gene encoding reticulon-like protein B8 isoform X3 produces the protein MLEFVSLEGKMSGHVENKVENILNTIVDSIADSVPNQKSVRFSEEQNAVTAQMNKLFGRRKSIHNILGGGKSADVLLWRNKKISSSVLTGATAIWVLFEWLNYHFLTLLCLALVIGMLIQFLWSNASGMLSRSPSQVPRLVLPDELFMNIAVFICAEINQFLGFIQDVACGRNLKHFLMVVGSLSAAAVIGSWCNFMTLFYIAMTSI, from the exons ATGCTGGAGTTTGTTTCTTTGG AAGGAAAAATGTCTGGGCACGTGGAGAATAAAGTTGAAAATATCCTGAACACCATAGTGGACAGCATTGCTGACAGTGTCCCAAATCAAAAATCTGTGAGATTTTCAGAAGAGCAAAATGCAGTCACTGCCCAGATGAATAAACTATTTGGACGCCGGAAGTctattcataatattttgggtGGTGGAAAAT CTGCTGATGTGTTGTTATGGAGGAACAAGAAGATATCATCAAGCGTCCTGACTGGTGCAACAGCTATCTGGGTTCTCTTCGAGTGGCTTAATTATCACTTTTTAACTCTCTTATGCTTGGCACTTGTTATTGGAATGCTTATTCAGTTTCTCTGGTCCAATGCTTCAGGCATGCTAAGCAG GTCTCCATCTCAAGTTCCTCGCCTTGTTTTGCCTGATGAGCTGTTTATGAACATTGCTGTTTTTATATGTGCCgaaatcaatcaatttttgGGATTCATTCAAGATGTTGCATGTGGAAGAAACTTGAAACACTTTCTCATG GTCGTTGGAAGCTTGTCGGCTGCTGCTGTGATAGGGAGCTGGTGCAATTTCATGACTCTTTTTTATATTG CTATGACCTCCATTTGA
- the LOC103721346 gene encoding uncharacterized protein LOC103721346, whose amino-acid sequence MELVTEDPAAEGKEPEMESPAREPRHYRSHFPGAVRQKAYLFDGHGNFFTKEWDLREGNGREFCWYHVELPKGNQKLAISAQYLIDVLCPPLKLQDILTLVSNGPFCGHVDGALVFRVNSPGPAASNFTLRLAARVTENSVITVSLGRVPRLGFSQTEQSLLSEIPSVESPSPRLVRDEEIGGSSGIVIREHVLEFLLTMNHSEEADNPVPKTISNLIVHIVDSHIDQVQDIVTKLEMELDSMELELDKGGSTLRKQLLDDRRFPKMHLNLQHLLQVVAHGEQVFPRVKEKCATKSWFASEDIIALEELIGRLRRLKENLGFIVNRVTAIQAGLDSWQSEQINRKLYYLSFLSMIFLPLSIVTGVFGMNVGGVPWTGQGGPDLKDGFRKVMILCAVLLFLLLVCFTFPSLYARISSGRRHAALSWSIGRKSFLRKTIHRDRFQGGDYIHI is encoded by the exons ATGGAGCTCGTCACCGAGGACCCGGCGGCGGAGGGCAAGGAGCCGGAGATGGAGAGCCCCGCCAGGGAGCCCCGCCACTACCGGAGCCATTTCCCCGGCGCGGTCCGGCAAAAGGCCTACCTTTTCGATGGCCACGGCAACTTCTTCACGAAGGAATGGGACCTCCGAGAGGGCAACGGCCGAGAGTTTTGCTGGTATCACGTCGAGCTCCCTAAGGGCAACCAGAAGCTCGCCATCTCCGCTCAGTACCTCATCGACGTTCTCTGCCCGCCATTGAAACTCCAAGACATTCTCACCCTCGTCAGCAATGGTCCCTTCTGCGGCCATGTGGATGGAGCCCTCGTGTTCCGGGTGAACTCTCCGGGCCCGGCGGCGAGCAATTTCACGCTTCGGCTCGCGGCCAGGGTCACCGAGAACTCAGTGATCACCGTGAGCCTGGGACGGGTGCCGAGGCTGGGTTTTTCGCAGACTGAGCAATCGCTGCTGTCGGAGATACCGAGCGTGGAGAGCCCGAGCCCACGTTTGGTGAGAGATGAGGAGATTGGTGGTTCAAGCGGCATTGTGATTCGCGAGCATGTTCTTGAGTTTTTGCTGACAATGAATCATTCGGAGGAGGCCGATAATCCTGTACCGAAGACTATTTCTAATCTCATTGTGCATATTGTTGACAGCCATATTGATCAGGTGCAGGATATAGTGACAAAGCTTGAGATGGAGTTGGATTCGATGGAGCTGGAATTGGACAAAG GAGGATCTACACTGAGGAAACAATTGTTGGATGATAGAAGATTTCCCAAAATGCATTTGAATTTGCAGCATCTCCTGCag GTAGTTGCTCATGGTGAGCAAGTATTCCCACGTGTAAAAGAGAAGTGTGCAACTAAAAGTTGGTTTGCGAGTGAAGACATAATTGCTCTTGAAGAACTAATCGGTCGTCTTAGGAGGCTAAAAGAGAATTTGGGATTCATAGTTAATCGGGTGACAGCAATTCAGGCTGGTCTTGATAGCTGGCAGTCAGAGCAAATAAACAGGAAGCTTTACTATCTTTCTTTTCTGTCTATGATCTTTCTTCCATTATCTATTGTTACTGGAG TATTTGGGATGAATGTTGGGGGTGTACCATGGACAGGGCAAGGAGGCCCTGATTTGAAAGACGGGTTCCGTAAGGTTATGATTCTCTGTGCTGTGTTACTGTTTCTGCTTCTAGTTTGCTTCACTTTTCCTTCCCTCTATGCACGGATATCTTCTGGGAGAAGGCATGCTGCACTGAGTTGGTCTATTGGTAGAAAGTCATTCTTGAGAAAAACCATTCATCGAGATAGATTTCAGGGAGGAGATTACATCCACATCTGA
- the LOC103721345 gene encoding reticulon-like protein B8 isoform X1 has protein sequence MLEFVSLEGKMSGHVENKVENILNTIVDSIADSVPNQKSVRFSEEQNAVTAQMNKLFGRRKSIHNILGGGKSADVLLWRNKKISSSVLTGATAIWVLFEWLNYHFLTLLCLALVIGMLIQFLWSNASGMLSRSPSQVPRLVLPDELFMNIAVFICAEINQFLGFIQDVACGRNLKHFLMVVGSLSAAAVIGSWCNFMTLFYIGFVCAHTLPVIYEKYDDQIDDLVYNLIGQLQSQFSKFDKNVLRKIPKGNLKLKKND, from the exons ATGCTGGAGTTTGTTTCTTTGG AAGGAAAAATGTCTGGGCACGTGGAGAATAAAGTTGAAAATATCCTGAACACCATAGTGGACAGCATTGCTGACAGTGTCCCAAATCAAAAATCTGTGAGATTTTCAGAAGAGCAAAATGCAGTCACTGCCCAGATGAATAAACTATTTGGACGCCGGAAGTctattcataatattttgggtGGTGGAAAAT CTGCTGATGTGTTGTTATGGAGGAACAAGAAGATATCATCAAGCGTCCTGACTGGTGCAACAGCTATCTGGGTTCTCTTCGAGTGGCTTAATTATCACTTTTTAACTCTCTTATGCTTGGCACTTGTTATTGGAATGCTTATTCAGTTTCTCTGGTCCAATGCTTCAGGCATGCTAAGCAG GTCTCCATCTCAAGTTCCTCGCCTTGTTTTGCCTGATGAGCTGTTTATGAACATTGCTGTTTTTATATGTGCCgaaatcaatcaatttttgGGATTCATTCAAGATGTTGCATGTGGAAGAAACTTGAAACACTTTCTCATG GTCGTTGGAAGCTTGTCGGCTGCTGCTGTGATAGGGAGCTGGTGCAATTTCATGACTCTTTTTTATATTG GATTTGTTTGTGCTCACACTCTGCCAGTGATTTATGAGAAATATGATGACCAAATTGATGATCTTGTGTACAACCTTATTGGGCAGCTGCAGAGTCAATTCAGCAAGTTCGATAAGAATGTTCTGAGAAAAATACCGAAGGGAAATCTCAAGTTGAAAAAGAATGATTAG
- the LOC103721345 gene encoding reticulon-like protein B8 isoform X2, which yields MSGHVENKVENILNTIVDSIADSVPNQKSVRFSEEQNAVTAQMNKLFGRRKSIHNILGGGKSADVLLWRNKKISSSVLTGATAIWVLFEWLNYHFLTLLCLALVIGMLIQFLWSNASGMLSRSPSQVPRLVLPDELFMNIAVFICAEINQFLGFIQDVACGRNLKHFLMVVGSLSAAAVIGSWCNFMTLFYIGFVCAHTLPVIYEKYDDQIDDLVYNLIGQLQSQFSKFDKNVLRKIPKGNLKLKKND from the exons ATGTCTGGGCACGTGGAGAATAAAGTTGAAAATATCCTGAACACCATAGTGGACAGCATTGCTGACAGTGTCCCAAATCAAAAATCTGTGAGATTTTCAGAAGAGCAAAATGCAGTCACTGCCCAGATGAATAAACTATTTGGACGCCGGAAGTctattcataatattttgggtGGTGGAAAAT CTGCTGATGTGTTGTTATGGAGGAACAAGAAGATATCATCAAGCGTCCTGACTGGTGCAACAGCTATCTGGGTTCTCTTCGAGTGGCTTAATTATCACTTTTTAACTCTCTTATGCTTGGCACTTGTTATTGGAATGCTTATTCAGTTTCTCTGGTCCAATGCTTCAGGCATGCTAAGCAG GTCTCCATCTCAAGTTCCTCGCCTTGTTTTGCCTGATGAGCTGTTTATGAACATTGCTGTTTTTATATGTGCCgaaatcaatcaatttttgGGATTCATTCAAGATGTTGCATGTGGAAGAAACTTGAAACACTTTCTCATG GTCGTTGGAAGCTTGTCGGCTGCTGCTGTGATAGGGAGCTGGTGCAATTTCATGACTCTTTTTTATATTG GATTTGTTTGTGCTCACACTCTGCCAGTGATTTATGAGAAATATGATGACCAAATTGATGATCTTGTGTACAACCTTATTGGGCAGCTGCAGAGTCAATTCAGCAAGTTCGATAAGAATGTTCTGAGAAAAATACCGAAGGGAAATCTCAAGTTGAAAAAGAATGATTAG